The Cheilinus undulatus linkage group 2, ASM1832078v1, whole genome shotgun sequence genome has a window encoding:
- the hif1al gene encoding hypoxia inducible factor 1 subunit alpha, like isoform X2, which translates to MEETGEIVPVKRTSSEQRKLRSRDAARCRRSKETEVFYELARTLPLPRRVSTHLDKAAIMRVVLSFLSLRRLLCSDEKQTESEEEEEDPMDSFFPQVLAGFIMVMSEEGDLIYLTENVNKHIGITQLELLGQSIYDFVHPCDQEELRDLLAPRPGLSKKPLAEQSSERNFFLRMKSTLTSRGRTVNIKSADWKVLHCTGHMRLFSHESASPPAGRVMTLLCEPIPHPSSVEFPLDTHTFLTRHSMDLRFTHCEGRVTELVGYKPDDLVGCSAYEFYHALDSDHVNKSLHTLLSKGQVSTSCYRFLTNSGGFVWAQTQATVLYNSKTSQPEAIVCLNFILSAVEQPDVVFSIGQIRKSRSSESESLSPELKAKVDGSADISDSDSSKDSNSSSSADLFSKLEQEPEALLQLAPVAGDVIVPLTEDFVELSFCSMSGSDSVPDNPQDLCTPQLRRLLSPIFNPITPPPSSSSSSEPSPQPETSSREDEGMDISEVMKFFTVCSEDAQKGEEIPEEMDLELLAPYISMDDDFQLTFLSSSLSEEAEKPSSSLSKPETPAVTERRKRIHDPDEEMASELMIQDKRQKQEASSIEEELLLSHRLLGCLEETDQSDLVPLARSDRWSQLLTDRDPLLGGVEGLCDTAALMKDIFYPHPPVLSPPLSPMT; encoded by the exons ATGGAGGAGACGGGAGAGATTGTGCCAGTTAAACG gACCAGCTCGGAGCAAAGGAAGCTGCGTTCTCGCGATGCGGCCCGCTGTAGGAGGAGTAAAGAGACTGAAGTGTTTTATGAACTCGCCCGCACTTTGCCTCTCCCTCGGCGAGTCTCCACCCACCTGGACAAGGCCGCCATCATGAGAGTCGTGCTCAGCTTCCTGTCGCTGCGTCGCCTCCTATGCTCCG ATGAGAAGCAGACAGagtctgaggaagaggaggaggatccGATGGACTCATTCTTTCCTCAGGTGTTGGCTGGATTCATCATGGTGATGTCGGAGGAGGGAGACTTGATTTACCTGACggaaaatgtcaacaaacacATCGGCATCACTCAG CTGGAGCTGCTCGGTCAGAGCATTTATGACTTTGTTCATCCGTGTGATCAGGAGGAGCTCAGAGACCTGCTCGCTCCACGTCCAG GTCTGAGTAAGAAACCGTTGGCAGAGCAGTCCAGTGAGAGAAACTTCTTCCTGAGAATGAAGAGCACTCTGACCAGCAGGGGGCGCACTGTCAACATCAAGTCTGCTGACTGGAAG GTTCTTCACTGTACGGGTCACATGCGTCTATTTAGCCATGAGTCTGCGTCGCCCCCTGCAGGCAGAGTTATGACCCTGCTGTGTGAGCCCATTCCTCACCCATCCAGCGTTGAGTTTCCTCTGGACACTCACACCTTCCTCACACGCCACAGCATGGACCTACGCTTCACTCACTGTGAGGGCAG GGTGACAGAGTTGGTGGGGTACAAACCTGACGATCTGGTTGGCTGCTCAGCCTATGAGTTTTATCATGCACTCGACTCTGATCATGTCAACAAGAGCCTGCACACGT TGCTGTCCAAAGGTCAGGTGAGCACCAGCTGCTATCGTTTCCTGACAAACAGCGGCGGCTTCGTCTGGGCTCAGACTCAGGCCACCGTCCTCTACAACAGCAAGACGTCTCAGCCTGAGGCCATCGTCTGCCTCAACTTCATACTCAG tGCCGTGGAGCAGCCAGATGTTGTTTTCTCCATTGGGCAGATCCGCAAGAGCCGCTCGTCTGAATCTGAGTCCCTCTCACCAGAGCTTAAAGCAAAGGTTGATGGGTCTGCTGACATCAGTGACTCCGACAGCTCTAAGGATTCAAACTCGAGCAGCTCAGCAGATCTCTTCTCTAAACTAGAGCAGGAGCCAGAGGCCCTTCTGCAGTTGGCTCCTGTGGCTGGAGATGTCATTGTACCGCTGACTGAAG ATTTTGTCGAGCTGTCGTTCTGCAGTATGTCTGGTTCAGACTCAGTGCCAGACAACCCTCAGGATCTGTGCACCCCTCAGCTGAGACGGCTGCTGTCACCCATCTTCAACCCCATCACTCCACCGCcgtcatcttcatcatcatcagagcCTTCACCTCAGCCTGAGACG AGCTCCAGAGAGGACGAAGGGATGGACATAAGCGAGGTGATGAagtttttcactgtttgttCAGAAGATGCtcaaaaaggagaagaaatcCCTGAA GAGATGGATCTGGAATTGTTGGCTCCCTACATCTCCATGGATGACGACTTCCAGCTGACCTTCCTCAGCAGCAGTTTGTCAGAGGAGGCTGAAAAACCTTCATCATCATTGTCTAAGCCAGAAACGCCTGCTGTTACAGAGAGGAGGAAACG GATCCATGATCCAGATGAGGAGATGGCATCTGAGCTGATGATTCAggacaaaagacagaaacaagAAGCTTCCTCCATAGAAGAGGAACTTCTCCTCAGCCACAGACTGCTG GGGTGTTTGGAGGAAACCGACCAATCAGATCTGGTCCCACTGGCAAGATCAGACAGGTGGAGTCAGCTGCTCACAGACAGAGACCCTCTGTTAGGAGGCGTTGAGGGACTCTGTGATACAGCAG CTCTGATGAAAGACATTTTCTACCCTCATCCTCCTGTCCTGTCGCCGCCTCTCTCCCCGATGACCTGA
- the LOC121525204 gene encoding piggyBac transposable element-derived protein 4-like — protein sequence MIQSCRRRINNNKRQTHHSVCSLNMDEREEIVPVKRVVTQGNLLNEENPPTSSSDGSPSDDDDEVEDETFVPGPEGTSEEEGEGMDVDEDVNEGGDKPCTAWLSKSGITWSPTEEETLRYRAAGIRKPGITRYAASHINDLEDSFSFFITEEIIDTIVRQTNVQGGRKAGDGWKEVDRVEMRAYLGLLLLAGVHRSRGEATCSLWGEDTGRPIFRATMSLKRFITLSRMIRFDDRLTRQAQKKPDKLAPIRDVWDQWVVRLPLAFNPGENICIDEQLVGFRGRCRFKQYIPSKPAKYGLKLWALCDVATSYAWGLQPYLGKPTREAPPEGEQGKRVVLELTEGLSGHTVTTDNFFTSYDLGMKLLERKMALVGTVRHNKPELPPQLLKVKERQVLSSLFAFTSKMTAVSYVPKRSRNVLLLSTKHRSAEVSGEQHQKPQIILDYNRCKGAVDNLDKLVALYSSRRMTRRWPMVLFGNMLDVSAYNALVLWLEVNPEWNRGKNFRRRLFLQELGNCLVRPAMARRKRLPRTPNTAAMVEAAQRAADQSPSKAEEPRAKRKCRLCHGKRSVFSRSCSKCGHAVCKDHTVWICSACTN from the exons TCAGATGGATCACCAtcggatgatgatgatgaggtgGAGGATGAAACCTTTGTCCCAGGGCCAGAGGGCACTTcggaggaggagggggaaggGATGGATGTGGATGAGGATGTGAATGAGGGAGGGGACAAGCCTTGCACCGCCTGGTTATCCAAAAGCGGCATTACCTGGTCCCCAACTGAGGAGGAGACCCTTCGTTATCGGGCGGCGGGGATTCGTAAACCCGGGATCACCCGCTATGCCGCCTCCCACATCAATGATTTGGAGgacagtttttctttctttatcacTGAGGAGATAATTGATACTATTGTCCGCCAGACGAATGTCCAGGGAGGAAGGAAAGCAGGGGATGGGTGGAAGGAGGTCGACAGGGTGGAGATGAGGGCGTACCTGGGGCTACTCCTGCTGGCTGGGGTGCACCGCTCCAGAGGGGAGGCCACATGCAGCCTCTGGGGTGAAGACACGGGCCGGCCAATCTTCAGGGCTACCATGTCCCTAAAGCGCTTCATCACCCTGAGCCGCATGATCCGGTTCGATGACAGGCTGACCAGACAGGCACAAAAGAAACCGGACAAGCTCGCCCCCATCCGGGACGTTTGGGACCAGTGGGTGGTCCGACTCCCTCTCGCCTTCAACCCCGGGGAGAACATATGTATCGATGAGCAGCTGGTGGGATTTAGGGGGCGCTGCCGCTTCAAACAGTACATCCCCTCCAAGCCAGCCAAGTACGGGCTGAAGCTGTGGGCCCTGTGTGATGTCGCCACATCGTATGCGTGGGGTCTGCAGCCCTACCTGGGTAAGCCGACACGGGAGGCTCCACCAGAGGGGGAGCAGGGGAAGAGGGTTGTGCTGGAGCTGACGGAGGGGCTGAGTGGCCACACTGTTACAACAGACAACTTCTTCACCTCATATGACCTTGGGATGAAGCTGCTGGAGAGGAAGATGGCCTTAGTGGGAACGGTGCGGCATAACAAGCCAGAGCTGCCCCCACAGCTACTGAAGGTCAAGGAGCGGCAGGTGCTGTCATCACTCTTCGCCTTTACCTCCAAGATGACGGCTGTCAGCTATGTCCCCAAGCGAAGCCGCAACGTGCTCCTTCTCAGCACAAAGCATCGCAGCGCGGAGGTGTCGGGGGAACAGCACCAGAAACCCCAAATTATCTTGGACTACAATCGCTGCAAGGGGGCGGTGGATAACTTGGATAAG CTTGTAGCATTGTACAGCTCCCGCCGAATGACCCGCCGCTGGCCCATGGTGCTCTTCGGCAACATGCTGGATGTGAGCGCCTACAACGCGCTGGTGCTGTGGCTGGAAGTGAACCCCGAGTGGAACAGGGGCAAAAACTTTCGGCGGCGGCTCTTCCTGCAGGAGCTTGGGAACTGCCTTGTGAGGCCGGCTATGGCACGGCGCAAACGTCTGCCGCGTACTCCAAATACTGCAGCGATGGTGGAGGCGGCGCAGCGTGCTGCTGACCAAAGCCCATCCAAAGCAGAGGAGCCCAGGGCAAAGAGGAAGTGCCGTCTCTGCCATGGCAAGAGGAGTGTGTTCTCCAGGAGCTGCTCCAAATGTGGGCATGCTGTCTGCAAGGACCACACGGTCTGGATTTGCTCTGCTTGCACAAACtaa
- the hif1al gene encoding hypoxia inducible factor 1 subunit alpha, like isoform X1 yields MEETGEIVPVKRTSSEQRKLRSRDAARCRRSKETEVFYELARTLPLPRRVSTHLDKAAIMRVVLSFLSLRRLLCSADEKQTESEEEEEDPMDSFFPQVLAGFIMVMSEEGDLIYLTENVNKHIGITQLELLGQSIYDFVHPCDQEELRDLLAPRPGLSKKPLAEQSSERNFFLRMKSTLTSRGRTVNIKSADWKVLHCTGHMRLFSHESASPPAGRVMTLLCEPIPHPSSVEFPLDTHTFLTRHSMDLRFTHCEGRVTELVGYKPDDLVGCSAYEFYHALDSDHVNKSLHTLLSKGQVSTSCYRFLTNSGGFVWAQTQATVLYNSKTSQPEAIVCLNFILSAVEQPDVVFSIGQIRKSRSSESESLSPELKAKVDGSADISDSDSSKDSNSSSSADLFSKLEQEPEALLQLAPVAGDVIVPLTEDFVELSFCSMSGSDSVPDNPQDLCTPQLRRLLSPIFNPITPPPSSSSSSEPSPQPETSSREDEGMDISEVMKFFTVCSEDAQKGEEIPEEMDLELLAPYISMDDDFQLTFLSSSLSEEAEKPSSSLSKPETPAVTERRKRIHDPDEEMASELMIQDKRQKQEASSIEEELLLSHRLLGCLEETDQSDLVPLARSDRWSQLLTDRDPLLGGVEGLCDTAALMKDIFYPHPPVLSPPLSPMT; encoded by the exons ATGGAGGAGACGGGAGAGATTGTGCCAGTTAAACG gACCAGCTCGGAGCAAAGGAAGCTGCGTTCTCGCGATGCGGCCCGCTGTAGGAGGAGTAAAGAGACTGAAGTGTTTTATGAACTCGCCCGCACTTTGCCTCTCCCTCGGCGAGTCTCCACCCACCTGGACAAGGCCGCCATCATGAGAGTCGTGCTCAGCTTCCTGTCGCTGCGTCGCCTCCTATGCTCCG CAGATGAGAAGCAGACAGagtctgaggaagaggaggaggatccGATGGACTCATTCTTTCCTCAGGTGTTGGCTGGATTCATCATGGTGATGTCGGAGGAGGGAGACTTGATTTACCTGACggaaaatgtcaacaaacacATCGGCATCACTCAG CTGGAGCTGCTCGGTCAGAGCATTTATGACTTTGTTCATCCGTGTGATCAGGAGGAGCTCAGAGACCTGCTCGCTCCACGTCCAG GTCTGAGTAAGAAACCGTTGGCAGAGCAGTCCAGTGAGAGAAACTTCTTCCTGAGAATGAAGAGCACTCTGACCAGCAGGGGGCGCACTGTCAACATCAAGTCTGCTGACTGGAAG GTTCTTCACTGTACGGGTCACATGCGTCTATTTAGCCATGAGTCTGCGTCGCCCCCTGCAGGCAGAGTTATGACCCTGCTGTGTGAGCCCATTCCTCACCCATCCAGCGTTGAGTTTCCTCTGGACACTCACACCTTCCTCACACGCCACAGCATGGACCTACGCTTCACTCACTGTGAGGGCAG GGTGACAGAGTTGGTGGGGTACAAACCTGACGATCTGGTTGGCTGCTCAGCCTATGAGTTTTATCATGCACTCGACTCTGATCATGTCAACAAGAGCCTGCACACGT TGCTGTCCAAAGGTCAGGTGAGCACCAGCTGCTATCGTTTCCTGACAAACAGCGGCGGCTTCGTCTGGGCTCAGACTCAGGCCACCGTCCTCTACAACAGCAAGACGTCTCAGCCTGAGGCCATCGTCTGCCTCAACTTCATACTCAG tGCCGTGGAGCAGCCAGATGTTGTTTTCTCCATTGGGCAGATCCGCAAGAGCCGCTCGTCTGAATCTGAGTCCCTCTCACCAGAGCTTAAAGCAAAGGTTGATGGGTCTGCTGACATCAGTGACTCCGACAGCTCTAAGGATTCAAACTCGAGCAGCTCAGCAGATCTCTTCTCTAAACTAGAGCAGGAGCCAGAGGCCCTTCTGCAGTTGGCTCCTGTGGCTGGAGATGTCATTGTACCGCTGACTGAAG ATTTTGTCGAGCTGTCGTTCTGCAGTATGTCTGGTTCAGACTCAGTGCCAGACAACCCTCAGGATCTGTGCACCCCTCAGCTGAGACGGCTGCTGTCACCCATCTTCAACCCCATCACTCCACCGCcgtcatcttcatcatcatcagagcCTTCACCTCAGCCTGAGACG AGCTCCAGAGAGGACGAAGGGATGGACATAAGCGAGGTGATGAagtttttcactgtttgttCAGAAGATGCtcaaaaaggagaagaaatcCCTGAA GAGATGGATCTGGAATTGTTGGCTCCCTACATCTCCATGGATGACGACTTCCAGCTGACCTTCCTCAGCAGCAGTTTGTCAGAGGAGGCTGAAAAACCTTCATCATCATTGTCTAAGCCAGAAACGCCTGCTGTTACAGAGAGGAGGAAACG GATCCATGATCCAGATGAGGAGATGGCATCTGAGCTGATGATTCAggacaaaagacagaaacaagAAGCTTCCTCCATAGAAGAGGAACTTCTCCTCAGCCACAGACTGCTG GGGTGTTTGGAGGAAACCGACCAATCAGATCTGGTCCCACTGGCAAGATCAGACAGGTGGAGTCAGCTGCTCACAGACAGAGACCCTCTGTTAGGAGGCGTTGAGGGACTCTGTGATACAGCAG CTCTGATGAAAGACATTTTCTACCCTCATCCTCCTGTCCTGTCGCCGCCTCTCTCCCCGATGACCTGA